In Mycolicibacterium lutetiense, the sequence CGATCTGAACGGTCTGCACCAGACCGGTTTTCACCGCGCCGGGCACGACTACCGATACCCCGATGCGGTGCCGCGCCAGGTCGAAGCGCAGCACTTCGCTCAGTCCGCGCAGTCCGTACTTGCTGGCGCTGTAGGCACTGTGCCAGGGCAGTGCCACGATGCCTGCGGCCGAGGACACGTTCACCAGATGTCCGCCGCGGCGGGCCTGCACCATCGGCGGCATGAAGGTCTCGATCACGTGGATCGGACCCATCAGGTTGACGTCGATCATCGAGCGCCAGTGCTGATGGGTCAATTGGTCGACGGTCCCCCAGGCCGATACGCCGGCGATGTTCATCACCACATCCATCGACGTATGTGCGGCGTGGATGTCGGCGCCGAAGGCGGCCACCTGGTCGTAGTCGGAGATGTCCAGTGCCCGGTGCGCGGGCACCTCGGCGCCGAGCGCCTTGGCATCGGCGACGGTCTGAATCAGCCCCGCTTCGTCACGGTCGGTCAGGTACAGCTCAGCTCCCTGCGCTGCCAGCGCGAGGGCGGTGGCCCGGCCGATGCCACTGGCCGCACCCGTGACGAAACAGCGTTTCCCCCGAAAATCGCTCCGCTGCGGCATGGCGGTACCTTACCGTACCGTGGGTGATCCACCCCACAGGGCGTTGAGCCACAGTCGCTCCACCACGTCGAGGGCACGTGCCGGATCGGGGCCGCGACCGACGAAAGCCGAATCGTGCGACAGCGTCATCGCCGTCGTCGCCACGAGGGTGCGCACCAGCGCGGGAAGGTCGTCGGAGATCGGCTGCGCGCCCCCGTCCTGCTCGACGAGGCCGACGATCTGGCCGATCACGGCGTCCTCGTAATCGTTCATCAGCTCCCGGATCTGTCCATCGGTGTTCTGCGCGACGGTGCAGGCCGACATGATCGGGTCGTTGGTGGCGAAGACGGTTGCCGCACTGCCGACCATCCGCTTGGAGAAGGCCGCGGGGGTCTCACCGACGTCTCGGGGCGCATAGTTGTGCGTCAGGGTGGCGAGTTGTTCCATCGCCTCGGCCACGATCACCGCCAGCACCGCGTACTTCGAGTCGAAGTAGAAGTAGAAGCCCGACCGCGCCACCCCGGCACGTTCGCTGATGGTGCTCACCGACAAATCGGCGAACGACTGCTCCTCGAGGAGTTCCCGCACAGCCGTCACGATGGCCTCCCGTTGCCGGTCACCCCGGCTGCGACGGGCCTGCGGACGCCCAGTGGAGCCGTTGCCGCCACCCGGTATCGATTCGGCTGTCATGGCATAAGACCTTTGCACTCGCGACGCGCCAGACAAAACTTGACATGCGTCAAGTCTGGCAGTCAGGATGGCCCCAAGTGGTGACACCGACCACACTTCGTCAGTTTTCGTACGGTCAGGAGCGGCCATGGCAACCATCAGCACCCCGCACTATCTGCTCGACCAGGCCAAGCGCCGGTTCACCCCGACGCCCAACACACTGCCCGGCATGGGCGCGTTGGAGAAGCGCCTCAAGGCCAAGGACTGGGACCAGTTCGTGTTCGCCGAACCCCCCGCCGGCAGCACGCTCAAGCCGGTCCTCGGCGACTCCGGTTTGCCGATCATCGGCCACATGATCGAGATCTTCCGCGGCGGCCCGAACTTCGTCCTGGAGCAGTACCGCAAGTACGGCCCCGTCTACTACGCCCAGTCACCTGCGCTGTCGTCGGTGATGGCACTGGGCCCCGACGCCACCCAGGCGGTCTTCTCCAACCGCAACAAGGATTTCTCGCAGCGCGCCTGGGATCCGATCATCGGGCCCTTCTTCGAAGGCGGCCTGATGTTGCTCGATTTCGATGAGCACATGTTTCACCGCCGGATCATGCAGGAGGCGTTCACCCGCACGAGGCTGAGCGGCTACATCTCCCACATCGACTCGGTGGCCTCGAACGTGCTGGCCAATGACTGGGTGGCAAACGATCGCCGGTTCCTGTTCCACCCTGCGATCAAGGAGCTCACGCTCGATATCGCCTCCGAGGTGTTCATGGGTGTTCCGGCCGGTACCGACCGGGCCCTGGTCACCACGATCAACAACGCGTTCACCACCACCACACGCGCCGGCAATGCGATCGTGCGGACGTCGGTGCCGCCGCTGAAGTGGTGGCGCGGCATCCAGGCCCGCAAGACCCTTGAGGACTACTTCGCCAGCCGGATCGGTGAGAAGCGGCGGTCGGAGAGCACCGACATGTTCAGTGTGCTGTGCCATTCTGCCGACGAGGACGGCCAGACGTTCACCGACGAGCAGATCATCAGCCACATGATCTTCGTGATGATGGCCGCCCACGACACGTCGACCTCGACGTTGACGACGATGGCCTATCACCTGGCTGCCAACCCGGAATGGCAGGAACGACTGCGCGACGACTCGGCCCGGATCGGCGACGGGCCGCTGGACTTCGAGTCGCTGGACAAGCTGGAAACCTACGACCTGGTGATCAACGAGTCGCTGCGGATGATGACGCCGCTGCCGTTCAATTTCCGCGAGGCCGTGCGCGACACCGAGTTGCTGGGCTACTTCATCCCGGCCGGCACAAGCGTGGTGACGTGGCCGTCGATCAACCACCGGCTGCCCGAGCTGTGGACCGACCCGGACAAGTTCGACCCGGAGCGTTTCGCCGAGCCGCGCAGCGAGCACAAGAGGCACCGCTATGCGTTCGCCCCGTTCGGCGGGGGCGCACACAAGTGCATCGGCATGGTGTTCGGACAGTTGGAGATCAAGACCGTGATGCACCGGCTGCTACGGCGCTACAAGCTGGAGCTCGCCAGCCCGGATTACCAGCCGCGCTATGACTACGGCGGCATGCCGGTCCCGATCGACGGCATGCCGATCGTGCTGCGCCCGCTGCACTGACGCATCTGATGGCCCAGTGGCCAGTTGTTGCACGTGTTCCTTGTAATTGCGTGCCACAACTGGCCATTCGGCGCAGTCAGGCTCCGGTCAGGCGGCCATCAGCCGGTTGGCACACGCGATCACGGCATACAGCGCCGATTGCTCCGGATCATCATCGAGCCCCATCGCCCACTCGCTGTGTAAGCCGTCGCAGCCTTCGATGAACGTCGCGGTCCGGCCGCCGGTGGGCAGCTGATGAAACGACATGGTCTCGACGGTGATCCCCTGCGCGTAGAGCATCTCGGTGAGTGCGGCGACGGGCCCACTCGCGGCTGCGGTCGATGTGCTGATGGCGTCGCCCAGAGCCAATGTGGCCTGGTAGTGGCGGGCTTGCGGCCCCAACCTGCCGGCTGAACGCGCCGTATCGGTGCAGGTCCACTGCCCCAGTTTCAACCCACCGGGGCCGGTCGCGTATTCGTCGAGGAACTGCTCCCAGGAGGCCGACGCCCCGGCTTCGCGCAGGCCACGCGGTAGCGGGTTGGAAAAATAGGCAGCGAACGACGACGGGGTGCTCGATTGCGGAGCCGATGTGCTGAGTTGCATGTGCCGGTCTTCTCTGACTAGAGGAAGTGACCGACGGAGTAGCGAACGACCCACAGCGGGGGGTCGGTCTGATCAGACCCCGCTGCGGGTTGCTACTACGAGTCGCCTTGGCACGTTGGCGATGCTAGACGCTGTCGAGCCGGTCACGCAAACACTTTTGACTCCGTAGTCTCGGCAACGTGGATGGCTCATGAGCGCCGGTGAGGTCGTCCTGCTCGTCCTGGCCGGTATCGGCGGCGGACTGACCGGCAGTATCGCCGGCCTGGCCTCGGTGGTCACCTACCCCGCACTGCTGCTCATCGGCTTGCCTCCGGTCACCGCGAATGTGACCAACACCGTGGCGCTGGTGTTCAACGGCGTCGGTTCCGTGTGGGGATCGCGGCCC encodes:
- a CDS encoding TetR/AcrR family transcriptional regulator encodes the protein MTAESIPGGGNGSTGRPQARRSRGDRQREAIVTAVRELLEEQSFADLSVSTISERAGVARSGFYFYFDSKYAVLAVIVAEAMEQLATLTHNYAPRDVGETPAAFSKRMVGSAATVFATNDPIMSACTVAQNTDGQIRELMNDYEDAVIGQIVGLVEQDGGAQPISDDLPALVRTLVATTAMTLSHDSAFVGRGPDPARALDVVERLWLNALWGGSPTVR
- a CDS encoding 2-isopropylmalate synthase; this encodes MQLSTSAPQSSTPSSFAAYFSNPLPRGLREAGASASWEQFLDEYATGPGGLKLGQWTCTDTARSAGRLGPQARHYQATLALGDAISTSTAAASGPVAALTEMLYAQGITVETMSFHQLPTGGRTATFIEGCDGLHSEWAMGLDDDPEQSALYAVIACANRLMAA
- a CDS encoding cytochrome P450, whose product is MATISTPHYLLDQAKRRFTPTPNTLPGMGALEKRLKAKDWDQFVFAEPPAGSTLKPVLGDSGLPIIGHMIEIFRGGPNFVLEQYRKYGPVYYAQSPALSSVMALGPDATQAVFSNRNKDFSQRAWDPIIGPFFEGGLMLLDFDEHMFHRRIMQEAFTRTRLSGYISHIDSVASNVLANDWVANDRRFLFHPAIKELTLDIASEVFMGVPAGTDRALVTTINNAFTTTTRAGNAIVRTSVPPLKWWRGIQARKTLEDYFASRIGEKRRSESTDMFSVLCHSADEDGQTFTDEQIISHMIFVMMAAHDTSTSTLTTMAYHLAANPEWQERLRDDSARIGDGPLDFESLDKLETYDLVINESLRMMTPLPFNFREAVRDTELLGYFIPAGTSVVTWPSINHRLPELWTDPDKFDPERFAEPRSEHKRHRYAFAPFGGGAHKCIGMVFGQLEIKTVMHRLLRRYKLELASPDYQPRYDYGGMPVPIDGMPIVLRPLH
- a CDS encoding SDR family oxidoreductase, with amino-acid sequence MPQRSDFRGKRCFVTGAASGIGRATALALAAQGAELYLTDRDEAGLIQTVADAKALGAEVPAHRALDISDYDQVAAFGADIHAAHTSMDVVMNIAGVSAWGTVDQLTHQHWRSMIDVNLMGPIHVIETFMPPMVQARRGGHLVNVSSAAGIVALPWHSAYSASKYGLRGLSEVLRFDLARHRIGVSVVVPGAVKTGLVQTVQIAGVDRDDPNVQKWVDRFAGHAISPEKAADKILAGMRRNRFLIYTSVDIRALYAFKRVAWWPYSVAMRQVNVLFSRALRPKTVQR